In Leucoraja erinacea ecotype New England chromosome 28, Leri_hhj_1, whole genome shotgun sequence, the following are encoded in one genomic region:
- the rpl23a gene encoding 60S ribosomal protein L23a encodes MAPKAKKEVKEAAPAKTEAKVKALKAKKAVLKGVHSHRQKKIRTTPTFRRPKTLRLRRQPKYPRKSAPRRNKLDHYAIIKFPLTTESAMKKIEDNNTLVFIVDIKANKHQIKQAVKKLYDIDVAKVNTLIRPDGEKKAYVRLAPDYDALDVANKIGII; translated from the exons ATGGCGCCCAAGGCGAAGAAGGAGGTTAAGGAGG cTGCCCCTGCCAAGACGGAAGCTAAAGTCAAAGCCTTGAAGGCTAAGAAGGCTGTTTTAAAAGGTGTTCACAGTCACAGGCAGAAGAAAATCAGGACAACACCTACCTTCAGGAGACCAAAGACACTCAGACTGAGAAGACAACCCAAGTATCCCAGAAAGAGTGCTCCCAGGAGGAACAA GTTGGACCATTATGCTATCATTAAATTCCCTCTCACCACGGAGTCGGCTATGAAGAAAATTGAAGACAACAATACGTTGGTTTTCATTGTTGATATAAAAGCTAACAAGCACCAAATCAAACAGGCTGTTAAGAAACTCTATGATATTGATGTAGCTAAAGTCAACACTCTTATCAG GCCTGATGGTGAGAAGAAAGCCTACGTCCGTCTGGCTCCAGACTATGACGCATTGGATGTGGCTAATAAG ATTGGCATCATCTAA